The following coding sequences are from one Lolium rigidum isolate FL_2022 chromosome 6, APGP_CSIRO_Lrig_0.1, whole genome shotgun sequence window:
- the LOC124662829 gene encoding uncharacterized protein LOC124662829 produces MDPGKEQAGTAEPGGSAWSARPVGGTEYSWCRAVPGGTGTTLLALRLSPRAGAATAAEAAVRSLQTAHPILRAHLRAASTSSPTLAFPPSSAPQLALAPEPSALDFDSLLERELNRNPWAAAEPGPGPDGAPVLFAALYDLPAPAGGAALFVRIHTAACDRAASAALLRELLAHLGGAGAGDPEAAAVEAGLEDRIPKKDAWKPFWARGVDMVGYSINGLRTSTLPFVETGTARSTQMVRLAFGRDDTARLLDACKENGVKLCSAMAAATLLAARQSKKLDSGQQETYSTATLINCRQFLEPPLDDHNVGFFYSAITNTHKIHGEETLWELAKRCHDSYTSAKNSNKHLTDTADLNFLMCRAIENPQLTTASALRTALVSVFEEPVTYDLSYLQSKAGVDDYACIATVHGIGPSVGVFDSIRDGRLDCACMYPSPLHSRKQMQELFDTVKRILHQGSSAGGDKF; encoded by the exons ATGGATCCCGGGAAGGAGCAGGCCGGCACGGCCGAGCCCGGCGGGTCGGCGTGGAGCGCTCGCCCGGTCGGCGGCACGGAGTACAGCTGGTGCCGCGCCGTGCCGGGCGGCACCGGCACCACGCTCCTCGCGCTGCGCCTCTCGccccgcgccggcgccgccaccgcggccgagGCGGCGGTCCGCTCCCTCCAGACCGCCCACCCCATCCTCCGCGCCCACCTCCGCGCGGCCTCCACTTCCAGCCCCACCCTTGCCTTCCCCCCATCCTCCGCGCCGCAGCTCGCCCTCGCGCCCGAGCCCTCCGCGCTCGACTTCGACTCCCTCCTCGAGCGCGAGCTCAACCGCAACCCGTGGGCGGCGGCCGAGCCCGGTCCCGGGCCCGACGGCGCCCCGGTGCTCTTCGCCGCGCTCTACGACCTGCCGGCCCCCGCGGGCGGAGCGGCGCTGTTCGTCCGGATCCACACGGCGGCCTGCGACCGCGCGGCGTCCGCGGCGCTGCTGCGGGAGCTCCTCGCGCATCTGGGCGGCGCGGGTGCCGGCGacccggaggcggcggcggtggaggcggggcTGGAGGACAGGATACCCAAGAAGGACGCGTGGAAGCCGTTCTGGGCGCGTGGCGTCGACATGGTGGGCTACTCCATCAACGGCCTccgcacctccacgctgccgttCGTCGAGACCGGCACGGCGCGGTCCACGCAGATGGTGCGCCTCGCGTTCGGCCGCGACGACACGGCGCGGCTGCTCGAT GCGTGCAAGGAGAACGGGGTGAAGCTTTGCTCGGCCATGGCTGCCGCGACGCTGCTAGCTGCGCGGCAATCCAAGAAGCTGGACAGCGGCCAGCAGGAGACCTACTCCACTGCGACCCTCATCAATTGCCGCCAGTTTCTTGAACCACCTTTGGATGATCACAACGTTG GGTTCTTCTACTCTGCTATCACCAACACCCACAAGATACACGGCGAGGAAACCCTGTGGGAGCTAGCCAAGAGGTGCCATGATTCCTACACCAGCGCCAAGAACAGCAACAAGcacctcaccgacaccgctgaccTCAACTTCCTCATGTGCCGCGCCATCGAGAACCCGCAGCTGACAACGGCCTCCGCGCTCCGCACGGCGCTCGTCTCCGTGTTCGAGGAGCCGGTGACCTACGACCTCTCTTATCTACAGAGCAAGGCTGGCGTTGACGACTATGCCTGCATCGCCACCGTGCACGGCATCGGCCCATCGGTCGGGGTGTTCGACTCCATCAGGGACGGTAGGCTGGACTGCGCGTGCATGTACCCATCTCCCTTGCATTCCAGGAAGCAGATGCAGGAGTTGTTTGACACGGTGAAGCGGATTTTACACCAAGGGAGCAGCGCAGGCGGAGACAAGTTTTGA
- the LOC124661083 gene encoding uncharacterized protein LOC124661083, giving the protein MAAAAARQLLVHRISSRTLPKHTPNSHGLSASQCWNKAEKLPHFRARLAIKPPHAVPGKGGIVPADDDGISLGTVKLPGNIDVDRFEALLFQWGNSLCQGAMLPLPVPIKVDKVEGGIRLGFIGIDDGATSLLAYIDCLVSPAPDGSGLVFQAIRNGAMKDMEPPGEPRIMRSLLQALQTSIRLSQV; this is encoded by the exons ATGGCGGCTGCAGCTGCAAGGCAGCTGTTGGTCCACAGGATCAGTTCACGGACGCTTCCAAAGCACACGCCCAACAGCCATGGCCTCTCTGCTTCCCAGTGCTGGAACAAGGCCGAGAAGCTCCCCCATTTCAGAGCAAGGCTGGCCATCAAACCACCACACGCCGTGCCGGGGAAGGGCGGCATTGTGCCGGCCGACGACGATGGGATCAGCCTCGGCACGGTGAAGCTGCCTGGCAACATCGACGTCGATAGGTTCGAGGCCTTGTTGTTTCAG TGGGGGAACAGCCTCTGCCAAGGCGCAATGTTGCCACTACCAGTGCCTATCAAG GTGGACAAGGTGGAGGGTGGGATCAGGCTAGGATTCATTGGAATCGATGACGGCGCGACATCGCTCCTGGCCTACATCGACTGCCTGGTGTCCCCAGCGCCCGACGGCTCCGGACTGGTGTTCCAAGCAATCAGGAACGGCGCTATGAAGGACATGGAACCACCTGGGGAGCCTAGGATCATGAGGAGCCTCCTCCAGGCGCTTCAGACATCTATTAGGCTGTCGCAAGTTTGA
- the LOC124665119 gene encoding protein ABHD11-like encodes MAAALRASSSSLRSRLLSSSAAWSPWRSVHSDAAHQTETLAFDEIQLSPEKPSTATAFVLHGLLGSGRNWRTFSRSLASQLRDRSPSDEWRMVLVDLRNHGNSARIKGLSPPHTMSTAAKDLADLVKARGWAWPDVVVGHSMGGKVALDFAESCSRGDYGGSAALPKQLWVLDSVPAEVKTDNSDGEVERVLQTLSSLPSSLPSRKWVVDHMVNLGFSKSLSEWIGSNLKKDNEHVTWGFDLQAATDMFTSYRERSYWGLLENPPKGLEISIVQAEQSDRWHADDVQRLKALSRRGGNPDSGKVSLHVLPNSGHWVHVDNPKGLLEIMVPNFLSTVQN; translated from the exons ATGGCGGCGGCTCTCCGAGCGTCCTCGTCCTCGCTCCGCtcgcgcctcctctcctcctccgccgcctggtCTCCCTGGCGCTCCGTCCACTCGGACGCCGCCCATCAGACCGAAACCCTCGCCTTCGACGAGATCCAGCTCTCCCCCGAGAAGccatccaccgccaccgccttcgTCCTCCACGGCCTCCTGGGCTCCGGCCGCAACTGGCGCACCTTCTCCCGCTCCCTCGCCTCCCAGCTCCGCGACCGCTCCCCCTCCGATG agtggaggatggttcttgtgGATTTGAGGAACCATGGGAACTCAGCCAGGATCAAGGGGTTGTCCCCGCCCCATACTATGTCGACTGCAGCGAAGGATCTCGCCGATTTGGTGAAGGCTCGGGGCTGGGCATGGCCGGATGTTGTGGTGGGTCACTCCATGGGTGGAAAGGTTGCGCTGGATTTCGCGGAGAGCTGTTCCCGTGGGGACTACGGTGGATCCGCTGCTCTTCCCAAACAG CTCTGGGTGCTTGATTCTGTCCCTGCAGAAGTAAAAACAGATAACAGTGATGGTGAAGTTGAACGGGTTTTGCAGACACTATCAAGTCTTCCTTCATCGCTTCCATCACGCAA GTGGGTTGTTGACCACATGGTCAACCTTGGATTTTCCAAATCACTTTCAGAATGGATTGGTAGCAACTTGAAGAAGGACAATGAGCATGTGACCTGGGGTTTTGATCTTCAGGCTGCCACAGACATGTTTACTTCATATAG AGAAAGAAGCTACTGGGGACTGCTGGAGAACCCACCAAAGGGTCTGGAGATTTCAATTGTACAAGCAGAGCAGAGTGATAGATGGCATGCTGATGATGTGCAGAGACTAAAAGCATTGTCAAGGAGAGGCGGCAATCCTGATTCTGGGAAAGTGTCACTCCACGTTCTCCCCAACTCTGGCCATTGGGTTCACGTTGACAACCCCAAGGGGTTACTCGAGATTATGGTGCCTAACTTCCTCTCCACCGTTCAAAATTGA
- the LOC124661082 gene encoding sorting nexin 1-like — protein MISAERSQSQSPRSPAAAAAAGAPYLSISVTDPVKMGTGVQSYISYRVITKTNLPEFEGGEKIVIRRYSDFEWLHDRLAEKFKGIFIPPLPEKNAVEKFRFSKEFIELRRQALDLFVNRTASHPELKQSEDLRTFLQADEEKMDRARSYESGMFKKPGDFLQMFKDVQSKVSDVVLGKEKPVEESTPEYEKLKHYIFELENHLAEAQKQAYRLVKRHRELGQSLADFGKAIKLLGACEGDSLEKVFSEVGSKSEMLSIKLQREADNLLFNFEEPLKDYVRAVQSIKATMLDRANAFRQHFDLDQERKYKELNLEKLKFMNPEKFSESEVEFSELKAASEEATKRYEHIVSVMNDELARFQEQKTADIGLAFHEFAKGQAKLAKDIADAWRSVLPKLEACSTS, from the exons ATGATCTCCGCG GAGAGGAGCCAGTCGCAGAGCCCGCGgtcgcccgcggcggcggcggcggctggggcgCCGTACCTGTCGATCTCCGTCACGGATCCCGTCAAGATGGGCACCGGCGTCCAGTCCTACATCTCCTACCGCGTCATCACCAAG ACTAACCTACCTGAATTCGAGGGAGGAGAGAAAATTGTTATCCGGCGCTATAGTGACTTTGAGTGGTTACATGATCGGCTAGCTGAGAAGTTCAAAGGCATCTTTATACCTCCTCTTCCAGAAAAGAATGCTGTTG AGAAATTCCGGTTTAGCAAAGAGTTCATTGAATTGAGGCGCCAAGCTCTGGACCTATTCGTCAACAGAACAGCTTCACACCCTGAACTTAAGCAAAGTGAAGATTTGAGGACATTTTTGCAGGCAGACGAAGAG AAAATGGATAGAGCAAGGTCTTATGAGTCTGGTATGTTTAAAAAGCCAGGAGATTTCTTACAGATGTTTAAG GATGTACAGTCAAAAGTCAGTGATGTTGTTTTGGGAAAAGAAAAGCCTGTGGAAGAATCAACTCCTGAATATGAGAAGCTTAAACATTACATATTTGAGCTAGAAAACCATCTAGCAGAGGCCCAGAAACAAGCATATCGCCTTGTGAAAAGACACAGAG AACTTGGGCAATCTTTGGCGGACTTTGGGAAGGCGATCAAGCTTTTAGGCGCCTGTGAAGGCGATTCCTTGGAAAAGGTGTTTTCTGAAGTTGGTTCAAAGTCAGAGATGTTGTCAATAAAGCTTCAAAGAGAG GCAGACAACCTTCTCTTTAACTTTGAAGAACCTTTGAAAGATTATGTGCGCGCTGTGCAGTCAATAAAG GCGACTATGCTTGATCGAGCCAATGCTTTCAGGCAGCACTTTGACTTGGACCAGGAGAGGAAGTATAAAGAGCTTAACCT TGAAAAGTTGAAGTTCATGAACCCTGAGAAGTTTTCCGAATCGGAAGTTGAGTTCAGTGAG TTGAAAGCAGCCAGTGAGGAGGCTACTAAGAGGTACGAGCACATAGTTAGTGTAATGAATGACGAGCTTGCACGATTCCAGGAGCAGAAGACGGCTGATATTGGACTTGCATTCCATGAATTCGCCAAAGGTCAAGCGAAGTTAGCTAAAGATATCGCTGACGCATGGCGCAGCGTCCTCCCAAAGCTAGAAGCTTGTTCGACGTCATAA
- the LOC124659192 gene encoding vegetative cell wall protein gp1-like yields MDRARSKSSPSSDRFLGSFLPPAPAGDQPAFELDEDDLFASGVASPERTQPPPPRRPLLLSSIRGANPSPRPRRPPGGILEALPERLAPLSPPPSTSSSPATALPRMIPTAPRPAPTPAMHMPQSAPVNVPAARLRRPPVEAFASEPDEDDDDEEMLPPHEMVARSRARESPMTTFSVLEGAGRTLKGRDLRQVRNAVWRKTGLLD; encoded by the coding sequence ATGGACCGTGCGCGCAGCAAGAGCTCGCCCAGCTCCGACCGCTTCCTCGGCTCCTTCCTCCCTCCCGCGCCCGCCGGCGACCagcccgccttcgagctcgacgaGGACGACCTCTTCGCCTCGGGGGTCGCGTCCCCCGAGCGgacacagccgccgccgccgcgccggcccctcctcctctcctccatccgCGGCGCAAACCCTAgtccccgcccccgccgcccgcCGGGGGGCATCCTCGAGGCCCTCCCCGAGCGCCTCGCCCCTCTCTCCCCGCCCCCGTCCACCTCCTCGTCCCCCGCGACGGCCCTTCCCCGCATGATCCCCACCGCTCCCCGCCCGGCACCGACGCCGGCGATGCACATGCCGCAGTCCGCGCCGGTGAACGTGCCGGCGGCGCGGCTGCGGCGGCCTCCGGTGGAGGCGTTCGCGAGTGAGCcggacgaggacgacgatgacgaggagatgCTGCcgccccacgagatggtggcgcgCTCGCGGGCGCGGGAGTCGCCCATGACCACGTTCTCGGTGCTGGAGGGCGCTGGACGCACCCTCAAGGGGAGGGACCTCCGCCAGGTACGCAATGCCGTGTGGCGGAAGACTGGCCTGCTCGATTGA